From Rutidosis leptorrhynchoides isolate AG116_Rl617_1_P2 chromosome 3, CSIRO_AGI_Rlap_v1, whole genome shotgun sequence, a single genomic window includes:
- the LOC139899601 gene encoding uncharacterized protein isoform X1 yields the protein MKFEELIMQETQEKQTTMDLQHQVEQLEEELEDELKLSKILQYALDGPIHLCCPCLSAQTNLPFKIKELLTELATVEDEIKWLEKKVEKLNLNLYLEKKYTREWELQHLKSLYPNRHHRPRKQSLRRHQNRSKLMGSEQDLHKRRSSFGSSVDTKYDKLQLSVSDTKNPNKLSEDLIQCLIAIFLKLYQPLLDGEEMLPKQISCKSFISKSTFNCTAPTFFFNNNGSRYLDPYATLLDFDGGIRDIGPYKTFTQITRNTLDHTRISECSKEVGKLCIMMQKLCSVNLNLLTYKQKLAFWINVYNACIMHAFLQHGLPSTQEKLLVLMNKAVINVGGIVVNALGIEHFILRHPSSSNHGPADEREMLLRQAYGLGFPEPNVTFALCRGSWSSPALRVYTSEDIVNELARARVEYLEASVGVVSRKKVLVPKLLQCHIKDFADDMESLLEWIYSQLPQSGSLRRLIMECLNDETKSSLAKMVEIQPYVYEFRYLLPS from the exons ATGAAATTCGAAGAGCTCATCATGCAAGAGACTCAAGAGAAGCAAACAACTATGGATCTTCAGCATCAG GTTGAACAACTTGAAGAAGAATTAGAAGATGAGTTGAAACTGAGCAAAATATTGCAGTATGCATTGGATGGTCCTATTCACCTTTGTTGTCCATGTTTATCTGCTCAAACTAACCTTCCATTTAAG ATAAAAGAACTACTTACGGAACTAGCTACAGTggaagacgaaatcaagtggctcGAGAAGAAAGTCGAAAAACTAAACTTAAACTTGTACTTAGAAAAAAAATACACCAGGGAATGGGAATTACAACACCTAAAAAGCCTGTACCCAAATCGTCACCACAGACCACGAAAACAATCACTTAGAAGACATCAAAATCGATCAAAATTAATGGGTTCTGAACAAGATCTGCACAAAAGAAGATCCTCGTTTGGTTCATCTGTGGACACCAAATATGATAAACTTCAATTGTCAGTTTCCGACACAAAAAATCCAAACAAGTTGTCTGAAGATCTTATTCAATGCCTAATAGCAATATTCCTCAAATTATATCAGCCATTATTAGATGGTGAAGAAATGTTACCGAAGCAAATATCTTGCAAAAGCTTTATCTCTAAATCAACCTTTAATTGTACAGCACCAACTTTTTTCTTCAATAACAACGGGTCAAGATATCTTGACCCGTACGCCACGTTACTTGATTTTGATGGAGGAATTAGAGACATTGGTCCATACAAGACTTTTACTCAAATAACACGAAATACGTTAGACCATACTCGCATTTCTGAATGTTCCAAAGAAGTTGGAAAACTCTG TATTATGATGCAGAAACTGTGCAGTGTGAACTTGAACCTATTGACATACAAACAAAAATTAGCATTCTGGATCAACGTATACAATGCCTGCATAATGCAT GCGTTTCTACAACATGGACTGCCCTCAACACAGGAGAAGCTACTGGTTCTTATGAACAAG GCAGTAATCAACGTGGGAGGTATTGTGGTAAATGCGCTGGGAATCGAGCACTTTATTCTCCGTCATCCATCAAGTTCCAATCAT GGTCCTGCAGATGAGAGGGAAATGCTACTACGACAAGCGTATGGACTTGGGTTCCCGGAACCGAATGTGACATTTGCTCTTTGCAGAGGGAGCTGGTCTTCACCGGCA CTGAGGGTATATACATCAGAAGACATAGTGAATGAATTAGCAAGAGCAAGAGTCGAGTATCTAGAAGCTTCCGTAGGTGTGGTTAGTAGGAAAAAAGTATTGGTACCGAAACTTCTACAATGTCATATAAAGGATTTTGCGGATGATATGGAGTCACTTTTGGAATGGATATATAGCCAGTTGCCGCAATCAGGATCCCTTAGAAGGTTGATTATGGAGTGTTTGAATGACGAAACGAAATCCAGTCTGGCTAAAATGGTAGAAATTCAACCGTACGTTTACGAATTCAGATATCTGTTGCCTTCATGA
- the LOC139899601 gene encoding uncharacterized protein isoform X2, which yields MKFEELIMQETQEKQTTMDLQHQVEQLEEELEDELKLSKILQYALDGPIHLCCPCLSAQTNLPFKIKELLTELATVEDEIKWLEKKVEKLNLNLYLEKKYTREWELQHLKSLYPNRHHRPRKQSLRRHQNRSKLMGSEQDLHKRRSSFGSSVDTKYDKLQLSVSDTKNPNKLSEDLIQCLIAIFLKLYQPLLDGEEMLPKQISCKSFISKSTFNCTAPTFFFNNNGSRYLDPYATLLDFDGGIRDIGPYKTFTQITRNTLDHTRISECSKEVGKLCIMMQKLCSVNLNLLTYKQKLAFWINVYNACIMHAFLQHGLPSTQEKLLVLMNKAVINVGGIVVNALGIEHFILRHPSSSNHLRVYTSEDIVNELARARVEYLEASVGVVSRKKVLVPKLLQCHIKDFADDMESLLEWIYSQLPQSGSLRRLIMECLNDETKSSLAKMVEIQPYVYEFRYLLPS from the exons ATGAAATTCGAAGAGCTCATCATGCAAGAGACTCAAGAGAAGCAAACAACTATGGATCTTCAGCATCAG GTTGAACAACTTGAAGAAGAATTAGAAGATGAGTTGAAACTGAGCAAAATATTGCAGTATGCATTGGATGGTCCTATTCACCTTTGTTGTCCATGTTTATCTGCTCAAACTAACCTTCCATTTAAG ATAAAAGAACTACTTACGGAACTAGCTACAGTggaagacgaaatcaagtggctcGAGAAGAAAGTCGAAAAACTAAACTTAAACTTGTACTTAGAAAAAAAATACACCAGGGAATGGGAATTACAACACCTAAAAAGCCTGTACCCAAATCGTCACCACAGACCACGAAAACAATCACTTAGAAGACATCAAAATCGATCAAAATTAATGGGTTCTGAACAAGATCTGCACAAAAGAAGATCCTCGTTTGGTTCATCTGTGGACACCAAATATGATAAACTTCAATTGTCAGTTTCCGACACAAAAAATCCAAACAAGTTGTCTGAAGATCTTATTCAATGCCTAATAGCAATATTCCTCAAATTATATCAGCCATTATTAGATGGTGAAGAAATGTTACCGAAGCAAATATCTTGCAAAAGCTTTATCTCTAAATCAACCTTTAATTGTACAGCACCAACTTTTTTCTTCAATAACAACGGGTCAAGATATCTTGACCCGTACGCCACGTTACTTGATTTTGATGGAGGAATTAGAGACATTGGTCCATACAAGACTTTTACTCAAATAACACGAAATACGTTAGACCATACTCGCATTTCTGAATGTTCCAAAGAAGTTGGAAAACTCTG TATTATGATGCAGAAACTGTGCAGTGTGAACTTGAACCTATTGACATACAAACAAAAATTAGCATTCTGGATCAACGTATACAATGCCTGCATAATGCAT GCGTTTCTACAACATGGACTGCCCTCAACACAGGAGAAGCTACTGGTTCTTATGAACAAG GCAGTAATCAACGTGGGAGGTATTGTGGTAAATGCGCTGGGAATCGAGCACTTTATTCTCCGTCATCCATCAAGTTCCAATCAT CTGAGGGTATATACATCAGAAGACATAGTGAATGAATTAGCAAGAGCAAGAGTCGAGTATCTAGAAGCTTCCGTAGGTGTGGTTAGTAGGAAAAAAGTATTGGTACCGAAACTTCTACAATGTCATATAAAGGATTTTGCGGATGATATGGAGTCACTTTTGGAATGGATATATAGCCAGTTGCCGCAATCAGGATCCCTTAGAAGGTTGATTATGGAGTGTTTGAATGACGAAACGAAATCCAGTCTGGCTAAAATGGTAGAAATTCAACCGTACGTTTACGAATTCAGATATCTGTTGCCTTCATGA
- the LOC139899784 gene encoding uncharacterized protein, whose translation MSCTWYNILNAGKVITELGVPFANSIQRSIGDGSTTDFWKDSWIGETILEDKFSRLFRLETNQEAKVADRVRWINGSCEFTWEWSRNIIGRANNELQVLISMLNSFTYSCHNVDGWKWTLSPSGRFTTKTLQSLIEEKFLIEGRSGRETMRNSLVPKKVGIFIWRVIHKRVPVLLELDKRGVDLHSVRCPICDDDLETIEHSLIFCSLAYDTWTRIYKWWGLGNYSNLSLNETFCGSPNVATSELGSKIWQAVEWTSGYMIWKNRNNKVFKNKDWCSASVLNEIQVVSFDWMIGFLGESKGYILTGIDGSSILMNT comes from the coding sequence ATGTCTTGCACTTGGTATAATATCTTAAATGCAGGAAAAGTTATCACAGAGCTTGGTGTTCCTTTTGCCAATTCAATTCAGCGATCAATCGGAGATGGATCTACAACAGATTTCTGGAAAGATTCGTGGATTGGCGAAACAATACTGGAGGACAAATTCAGCCGATTATTTCGTTTAGAGACAAACCAGGAGGCTAAAGTGGCAGATCGAGTACGCTGGATAAACGGGAGCTGTGAATTCACATGGGAATGGAGCAGAAACATTATTGGTCGAGCAAACAATGAATTGCAGGTTCTTATTAGCATGCTTAATTCATTCACTTATTCATGTCATAATGTTGATGGTTGGAAATGGACGTTGAGTCCTTCCGGAAGGTTTACCACAAAGACATTGCAAAGTCTTATCGAGGAGAAATTTTTAATAGAAGGTAGAAGCGGTCGTGAAACAATGCGAAACTCATTGGTACCTAAAAAAGTTGGAATATTCATTTGGCGTGTGATACATAAGCGCGTACCGGTATTGCTCGAGTTAGACAAAAGGGGAGTGGATTTACATTCGGTTAGATGCCCGATATGCGATGATGACTTGGAGACAATTGAACACTCATTGATATTCTGTAGCCTTGCTTACGATACTTGGACACGAATCTATAAGTGGTGGGGCTTGGGTAATTACTCCAATTTAAGTTTAAACGAGACATTTTGTGGTTCACCAAATGTTGCTACTTCGGAATTAGGATCTAAAATATGGCAAGCGGTCGAGTGGACGAGCGGTTATATGATATGGAAAAATCGAAACAATAAAGTTTTCAAGAACAAAGATTGGTGTAGTGCTTCGGTCCTTAATGAGATTCAAGTTGTTAGTTTCGATTGGATGATTGGATTTCTTGGAGAGTCAAAGGGGTACATCTTGACAGGCATAGATGGCTCGTCAATCCTCATGAATACTTGA
- the LOC139899602 gene encoding receptor-like cytoplasmic kinase 176 isoform X2 codes for MMVAAATEPLSPKSQDEILKSANLKSFGFNVLKSATRNFRPDSVLGEGGFGLVFKGWIDEQSLAAAKPGTGTVIAVKRLNQEGFQGHQEWLTEINYLGQLDHPNLVQLFGYCIEDDQRLLVYEFMSRGSLENHLFRRSSYFQPLSWNLRLKVALGAAKGLAYLHSPEAKVIYRDFKCSNILIDKDYNAKLSDFGLAKDGPVDGKSHVSTRVMGTYGYAAPEYMATGHLTERSDIYSFGVVLLEILTGKRCIDQNRPSNEHVLVDFAKPYLTSKPKILHIMDQRIDGQYSIDVAMRAANLAMKCLSIIPKYRPTADEVVKVLENLQELQKVSEISRKEMGRKHNGNKQTNGSIARGPCPVAS; via the exons ATGATG GTGGCAGCTGCAACAGAGCCACTTAGCCCAAAGAGCCAAGATGAGATTTTGAAGTCTGCAAATTTGAAATCTTTTGGGTTCAATGTGCTTAAATCAGCTACGAGGAATTTTCGGCCCGATAGTGTGTTGGGAGAAGGTGGTTTTGGGTTAGTGTTTAAAGGTTGGATTGACGAGCAATCACTTGCAGCTGCTAAGCCAGGGACAGGTACTGTTATTGCTGTTAAGAGATTAAATCAAGAAGGTTTTCAAGGTCACCAGGAATGGTTG ACAGAGATAAACTATTTAGGGCAGTTAGATCATCCAAATCTAGTTCAGTTGTTCGGTTACTGCATAGAGGATGACCAGAGACTGCTTGTTTATGAGTTCATGTCTCGTGGCAGCTTGGAAAACCATCTTTTCAGGA GAAGTTCTTACTTTCAACCTCTCTCATGGAACTTACGTTTAAAGGTTGCTCTTGGTGCTGCTAAAGGGCTTGCATACTTACATAGTCCAGAAGCAAAAGTGATCTATCGCGATTTTAAGTGTTCTAATATTTTGATTGATAAG GATTACAATGCAAAACTTTCCGATTTTGGATTGGCGAAGGACGGGCCAGTGGATGGAAAAAGCCATGTATCTACACGGGTCATGGGTACATATGGGTATGCAGCTCCCGAGTACATGGCCACAG GTCATTTAACTGAGAGAAGCGACATCTATAGTTTCGGGGTGGTTCTCCTTGAAATACTAACAGGAAAACGATGCATTGACCAGAACCGTCCATCGAATGAGCATGTTTTGGTTGACTTTGCTAAACCTTACTTAACCAGTAAACCAAAGATTCTTCACATAATGGACCAGCGTATCGATGGTCAGTATTCGATAGATGTAGCCATGAGAGCTGCAAATCTTGCAATGAAGTGCCTTTCAATAATACCCAAGTACAGGCCGACTGCTGATGAAGTGGTCAAAGTTTTGGAAAATCTTCAAGAATTACAAAAAGTATCAGAGATTAGTAGAAAAGAAATGGGCCGAAAACATAATGGCAACAAGCAAACAAATGGATCGATCGCCCGAGGCCCATGTCCCGTGGCTTCCTGA
- the LOC139899602 gene encoding receptor-like cytoplasmic kinase 176 isoform X1, translating into MDGCFCFRLKIESSRYDGKVAAATEPLSPKSQDEILKSANLKSFGFNVLKSATRNFRPDSVLGEGGFGLVFKGWIDEQSLAAAKPGTGTVIAVKRLNQEGFQGHQEWLTEINYLGQLDHPNLVQLFGYCIEDDQRLLVYEFMSRGSLENHLFRRSSYFQPLSWNLRLKVALGAAKGLAYLHSPEAKVIYRDFKCSNILIDKDYNAKLSDFGLAKDGPVDGKSHVSTRVMGTYGYAAPEYMATGHLTERSDIYSFGVVLLEILTGKRCIDQNRPSNEHVLVDFAKPYLTSKPKILHIMDQRIDGQYSIDVAMRAANLAMKCLSIIPKYRPTADEVVKVLENLQELQKVSEISRKEMGRKHNGNKQTNGSIARGPCPVAS; encoded by the exons ATGGATGGTTGTTTCTGCTTTCGTCTAAAAATAGAAAGTTCGCGTTATGATG GAAAGGTGGCAGCTGCAACAGAGCCACTTAGCCCAAAGAGCCAAGATGAGATTTTGAAGTCTGCAAATTTGAAATCTTTTGGGTTCAATGTGCTTAAATCAGCTACGAGGAATTTTCGGCCCGATAGTGTGTTGGGAGAAGGTGGTTTTGGGTTAGTGTTTAAAGGTTGGATTGACGAGCAATCACTTGCAGCTGCTAAGCCAGGGACAGGTACTGTTATTGCTGTTAAGAGATTAAATCAAGAAGGTTTTCAAGGTCACCAGGAATGGTTG ACAGAGATAAACTATTTAGGGCAGTTAGATCATCCAAATCTAGTTCAGTTGTTCGGTTACTGCATAGAGGATGACCAGAGACTGCTTGTTTATGAGTTCATGTCTCGTGGCAGCTTGGAAAACCATCTTTTCAGGA GAAGTTCTTACTTTCAACCTCTCTCATGGAACTTACGTTTAAAGGTTGCTCTTGGTGCTGCTAAAGGGCTTGCATACTTACATAGTCCAGAAGCAAAAGTGATCTATCGCGATTTTAAGTGTTCTAATATTTTGATTGATAAG GATTACAATGCAAAACTTTCCGATTTTGGATTGGCGAAGGACGGGCCAGTGGATGGAAAAAGCCATGTATCTACACGGGTCATGGGTACATATGGGTATGCAGCTCCCGAGTACATGGCCACAG GTCATTTAACTGAGAGAAGCGACATCTATAGTTTCGGGGTGGTTCTCCTTGAAATACTAACAGGAAAACGATGCATTGACCAGAACCGTCCATCGAATGAGCATGTTTTGGTTGACTTTGCTAAACCTTACTTAACCAGTAAACCAAAGATTCTTCACATAATGGACCAGCGTATCGATGGTCAGTATTCGATAGATGTAGCCATGAGAGCTGCAAATCTTGCAATGAAGTGCCTTTCAATAATACCCAAGTACAGGCCGACTGCTGATGAAGTGGTCAAAGTTTTGGAAAATCTTCAAGAATTACAAAAAGTATCAGAGATTAGTAGAAAAGAAATGGGCCGAAAACATAATGGCAACAAGCAAACAAATGGATCGATCGCCCGAGGCCCATGTCCCGTGGCTTCCTGA